GGGTAGGGGTAGGATTCCTGGTAGCGGAGATAGGAGTCTCATTCTTGGCGGAGCCAAGGGTTGCTTCTTGAGCAATATAGATCAGTGGTATGATAATAAGAACGATAATGAGCACATGCCTGGAGCTCAAAAGTACTTTGAAGGCTTTATGAAAAAGTACTTTGTGGGTTGGAATGGTAATAAGCACGGTAACGTTGATAGAGTCTGGTCTGGAAGTGAGTACATCAATTGTAAACCACCATGGTCCTCAGCTGACGAAGTGTCCCTTAGTCTTGGGCTACTCAAgcgatcttcttccctatGTCGGTGAAGTCCCTAACAAGCCAGGAGTCTTTATTTGTGCCGGGTTCACAGGACATGGTGAGCCTTGATCATAGCAACTCGTAGCGAATTTACAGCTGCTGATGAGCCTCTGTTTCTTAGGTATGCCTCGTATACCTGGTTGCACCGCcgctctctcctctctgGCTTTCTCTTACCTTTCGAACGGCACCACGACACCTGACGCTAACAAGGCCTTCCAAGATGCTCTTCCCCAACCATATTGGTTGACCAAGGAAAGATTTGAGTCCAAGATAAACTTGATTAAGGCAGCTATGGGTCAAAGGGATAAGGCAAAATTGGATACCACCAATCAGGCCGACGAAGCGATTCTGGCGGCGAAGATGGGGGACGCAAAGTTGTAAAGAATTTAGTACTAGAGATAATACAGTTATATGCGTAGACTCTTCTCAGGCACTTTCGTTTAGTTGTAAGATTGTAGGTTCTTTCCAGTTATCATGTAAACCTTCCTCGTCGTGAGATGTAGCTGTTAGATGGAAAAGCGAACTGGTTGGGAATATAACTTGAGCTAAGCTGATGTTGCACAATATTTATTAAAAGATTCCAAATGTCAACCTGAAAAAGTCAGTGTAAGGTCCACACCGAAGGTCTCCATACTCCCAAGGGTCTctaaagatgatgagcatgTCAAGTAGTGGTTAGGCCGACCAAAAGAGAGTATGTACAAAGAACAAGATATCATAATGTAATTATGGCATGTGAGCTTTAATATCACCCATGTTGTATTCAGCATAGATGTACCAGTATCTAAGCCCATGCATATGCCAAAAGGAAATATTATCGGAACCAACATTAAGCACTGTTGTTATCAATTTACAACTATTTTAATTCTACTTCTTACCCCACTTCTCAACGATACCCTTGCCTAAGGAGACAAGATCAGGGGCAACCAAATCAGACTTGCCGAAAATAACCTCGCATTCATCGTACTCGTAAGTAGTGGTGTAGGCAGTGAGGAAACCAGCAGCCTTGGCAGCAGCACAGTCCCAAGCATGAGAAGCTATTGTAACTTAGTCAGCTTTGCACGCATCGATTCGaagcaagaaaaagaatATTTACCAGCAAAGACAGAAACTTCTCCCGGTTGATCGGAGCCAGCCTTTTCCCGAGCAAACTTGTAAACAGCAGCCTCAGGCTTACCAGCCTTGACCATGTCTGCTGAGAGAATGTGGTCAAGGGGCATCTCGACACCAGCATTGTCAAAGTAGCCCTTGACTCGATCGACATTGGCATCGGAACAACACCAGACCTCAAAACCCCCATCCCTCAGAGTTTGCATCATCTCTGCCAATCCCGGTCTGGCCTTGAGCTTCTTATATTCGTTCATGATGTAGTCAACGTCGTCGGCCGTGAAAAAGTCGTCAAGAGCTTCAACGGGGACACCGGCTTGAAAGAGAACTCGTGTGAGAGtgttggaaaggatggcgaagaaagCCTTGTATTGTTTGATCTGGGAGAGGTATGAATAGTCACGCTCAGTGGAGCAGACCCAGGAGTAGAAAAGGAGCTTGGAGGGAATGCCATATTTGGCTAGTTTGGGACCGAGACGAGCCTGGAGAGCTTCGGCACCGTTATCGTAAGAGACTGAAGGGGACGATCATCAGCCTAGAACAGATAGAGGATGGAGGCTTCCAAAACATACAACATGTTCCCACAACGTCGACTGTGGATAAAAAGAAAATCGTCAGCCGgtgctcaagctcagcTGAGGTCTCGTAACCACTCACAAACAACAGAAGGCATGACGATAGATTATGTATAAGGGGTAACAGGTATATAGTAGAAGGTTTATTTGATGGTAGAAACTGAAGATGTGATCGAATGCGCGTGTTGTTGTGGGGATTGTGGAAAGTAAGGGCCCATGTCCGTCTTCAAATAGGTGTGGGAGATAGTAGATAGCAGCCGGGATAATCTCCACAAAACGACTCAGCAGGTGACAGATAAAGTAGCGTCGGATTCCCCGGTCAATAGACCGAGGCGCAGGCCAAGCCCCGATAGGTAATTACCGATCCGCCGCTTGTCAACTAGTTGCCGAAAAAAGTAATTCTTCCAACTTGCAGCACCCTTGCCGACGCTTGATAAGGAGATAACGAGATTCTTGATGGGTTATGATTCGCTTCGCTAGTCGCTGCAGAGGTCGTGCACGAATTCACATTAGCAGGCGACCAATCTGCTGATTGGGATGTTAAGCGCTGCATGCGTGACCAATTCGCGTGCATGTTTAGGCCAGCCGAGCGAGGTTGCCCGGCATTTTCGACTCACTGTGGCCGCAGGCCGTGCATACTTGCTATGTATAGCTTTAAAGCCCATAAATTAACGTACTTCCTTTCTCCAGAAGAATCAACCACATTCTTATCTTCTGCATTCTATCCGAGTTATTCACTCGACCATAATCATAATGCCTTCCTTCGAGCCTGCTGTTTCTTCTCACATCGCTCCCCTCCCTTCGGCATCAAAGCCTCTTCCGTTAACCACCTCTACCGAGGGCCTTCAGGCTCTCGCTGACAAGCACATCACCAAGGGACTTGGTAGACTCCGAGACCATGTTTTCAAAGAGGGCAAAGGTCTTCGAGTCCTGACAACCGCAAGTTCCATTCCGCGCACTTAACTCCAAAAAACAAGGCTGACCGGAGGATTGTCTTGATCAGGAAAACCAAAAACTCCTCGACTTCACCTCTGGTATTGGAGTCACTTCCCTGGGCCATGCTCATCCCGACGTTACGGCTGCCATTATCTCCCAAGCACAATCCATCATTCATGTCCAATGCGCTATCGGTCTCTCCGAGCCATACGTGCAATTGGTCGAGTCATTGCTGACTATGATGCCTGACCCAAGCTTGgacagcttcttcttctggaaTTCTGGATCTGAAGCAATCGAGGCCGCCATAAAGGTCTCCAGGAccaagacgaagaggaacaaCATTGTGGTAATGCAGGGTGGTTACCATGGTGAGTTATACACCGGGTACTATGTCAAAGGGTAATATGCTGACATTGGCCTTCTTAGGGCGAACTTCTGGCGCTGCGGCCTTGACTCGATCCAAGACTTCTTTCTTTAGGGGCACTGGGCCTTTGATGGTGAGTGGTGATACGATTAGACGAGTTTTTCCAAAGCTAACAGCCTCACAGCCATGCGTCTACACCACTCCTTTCCCTTACTGGCACGCAATGGGTCTTCCCAAAGACACTCCTGAGGAAGTCCTCATTGAACAAGCCATTTTGGGCATCGAAAACTTGCTTCAACAGCAGACTGCTCCCGAAGACACTGCTGCCATCTTCCTTGAGCCTGTCATCGGCGAGGGTGGATACATTCCTGCTCCCACCGCTTATGTTAAGCACTTACGAAAGCTTTGTGACAAGTATGGTATCATGCTCGTGATTGGTGAGTACACTAAGAAATGGGTATGCAAAAAGCTGACCAGAAGCAAAGACGAGATTCAAACAGGTTTCGGACGTACAGGAAAGACTTTCGCCATCGAGCACACTGGTGTCACACCCGACATCATGGTCTACGCCAAAGGTTTCGCCAACGGAATGCCTATCTCTGGTATTGTTACCAGAAAGGAGATCATGGACGTTATGGCTCCTGGTTCTTTGGTAAGTCACAGACCGTTTTTATTCCTTTATGGCCTGACTGACTTTTGGTATAGGGGGGCACTTACTCTGGTAACGTGGTCGCATGTGCTGCCGCTCTCGCCACTACTCGATACATGCGTACTCATGATATCCTTGGCAACGTCCAAGCTCGATCCGAGCAGCTTTTCAAGGGCCTCCGCGAGATCCAGGAAGACGAGGCCAACGGTGGCTGGATGATAGAGGAGGTTCGAGGCAAGGGTGTATGTAAATCTGTCGGCGATGATTCATGCCATGTACTGACAGAATTGTTTCCCACAGCTCATGATTGCCATCGAGTTCAAAGACCCTAACTCTAAACTCACTTCATCCCATAACCGCGGCGATATTTCTCTTCCTGGTAACCTTAACAAGCTCGTCCAAGACGCTTGTTACGACAGAGGGTTGCTCGTCCTCACTACAAGTATCTACCCTGTCCTGCGATTGATCCCTGCTTTGGTTCtgagtgaagaggaagtggatgagGCTTTAAAGATTATTAAGGAATCTGTGAAGGAGGTTGCTAGTGTCATCGAGGGAAACTAATAGAAGTTCAACAAGTGTTTATAAATTGTAGTCTGATTTCGGTTACCTCATGTATGGAGACTTTTCAATGGtaatgatgatggtatCTGTTCTTTATAATCCTACTTAACTACAGTGCCATCATTACAGTCTGGCGGCTCAAAAGAAAGTATGGAGAATGTGATAGAATTCAATAATCTTTCCAGGACAAAAGATAAATGACATGATACATAAATTTACCTcaagaaaaaataatctGTTACTAACACGGTTGGAATGACAAGCACGGTTGTGGGACATTGGTGGTTTTACGCTGGGACTTATTCAGAGGAACTTCAGATAGGATGTCGACCTATTCGAGGGAGTCAAAGGCGAAAGAATGCATGGTTATAGTTTAGAGGGTCTCCAGAATCTTACAAACGGCCTCTGTAACCTGACTTGTCTTCAATTTCCCTCCCAAATCACCTGTTGTCTGGCCATCCGCGATGCTCTGCTTACACGCCTTTTCTACCAAGTCTGCCGCCTCATTTTCTCCCAACCATCTCAGCATTTCAGCAGCGGACATGATTGCAGCAATGGGATTGGCGAGATCCTTTCCCATGATATCGAATGCAGCACCGTGAACAGGTTCGAACAGAGAAGGTGAAGTGCGAGTGGGATCAAGAGAGGCAGAATGGGCAATACCGATAGATCCAGAAAGTCCGGCAGCCAGGTCAGACAAGATGCTAGGGATGGTGTTAATGACTGGTCGTAAGATCACCCACTGATGGGCAACACTCACTCTCCGTGCAAGTTTGTAGTAACTATAGTATCGAGACTGGTGGGCTTGGCAAccatccttacagtcatGGCGTCGACCTTCAGAATGATTAGAATCCTTgcattttctccttttgATTAGTAAGATTACACTTACCAGCATCTTATCCCATTTGACGTCTGGGAAGTCCTTTGACACAATTTCCGCAACCTCGTCCCACAAAAGCAATCCATAACGCTAAACCAAAGATTAGCAAGGCATTTCATTATTTAATATTAATATACTTACTTGGGCATTGCTCTTGGAAACTACCGTCAAAAACTTCTTCGGTCGACTTTGAGCAGTCTCGAAAGCGAAACGCATAACTCTTTCGACACCTTTCCTGGTGAACACTGCCAACTCGGTCGCCACTTCCCATTCCGTACCGACGTGCGTTCTACCTCCTTGTCCCGCATATTCACCCTCGGTGTTCTCACGGACAATAATCCAATCGAGATCCCCAGGCTTAGTGCCTACTATACGTGAAGGGATACCGGGGAGTATAGAGGATGGTCGGATATTGACGTATTGTTGGAAAGTCTGCCGCATGGGCAAGATAAGCTCCCATAGAGAGATGTGATCCGGAACGTCTGGATCACCGACCGCACCAAAGAAGATGGCATCAGACTTTCGAAGGTGGTCAAGCCATCCCGCGGGGGTATAGGAGCCCTGAGCCTTATATCGGGCGCCTGACAAACTGTAAGCTAATGGCTATTTAGAAACAAGAGTTATACTCACTTCCATAATCGAGTTCATCAAAAGAGAGCTCGAAGCCTCCTACTTTCTTCTGGACAGCCCTAAGGACCTTCAAAGTGGATGCTGTAACTTCTATTCCGATGCCTACCCCAAAAAGTCAGCTAGAAAGTAATGCGCGTAATTGCAAGAATGCTCACCATCGCCGGGAATGACAGCAATGTTGTGTTGTCGAGAGTTGCTAGGCATCTTGAAAGAAACAGATGGTGCTAGTTTTCAGCGAGACTAAGGAATTAAATTGCAGAAAGATAGCGAGGGGGACATTGAAAAGCTTGTGAACTTGCTGTTCATCTCTTGTAGGAGCTGCTTGACACGCTGCTTGACAAACGTGTCCTTTCTTACATCAGCTGTCGGCAACTTGATCGGCCTGCGCTCGCTTGGAGCAGTTGACAGTCTTATCGAGCCagatcttgagcttgatccGGAGTGGAGAAAGCGTCGGTAGTTCGCGGAAGAGCAGGGGCGACGGAGGCGAGCGAGACTGTGACGCACACGGCCCggccttgttgttgttgttgacggCGCTTATGACTGTGCAGTCCAGGTCACGTGCCCGTCGGAGGACTTTCCCAATAGCCGATATCACTAGGTACAGTATTAGCGATTAATTTGCCGTCGGCAAAACATGTTCGGTCTATTTTCGCTTCGGAAGGCCGGCTGCAAACGGACATGGGAACTTCTGAATGTATAGTGATATGTGAAAGGCAAGGACCCTTTGCGGTTGTATACATCATAAGAGCTCACTCAAACATCATCGATTTCTCaattcctctctctcatctGACAGGAAGATTATCTCCAACACAATGCCGAGCCTTACTCAAACTAAAGACCTTGCCGTGAGTGTAGCTAGGCCGTGCGTGACCAATCGAACGCAGCTCACATTTGTCCTTTACCCAAGTCCTTGCTCTCAGATGCTTCCCATTTCAAGCAGAAGGGGTACATCAATGGCGAATGGGTATCTGCTTCTGATGGGGCTACTTTTCCCTTGTATAACCCTGCGACTGGCGCCAAACTTGCCGACATGCCTCATATGCCACGCTCTCAGGTCGCCGAGGCTATCGTAAGTTCATGTCTGCTGCGACTACATAAAAAATGCCATCAATAACATCTCTGaccctttcttttttcaatCTAGAATGCCGCCAAAGCTGCTTTTCCAGCGTGGGCCGCTCTCACCGCTTACCAAAGACAGAACTACTTGTTAAAGCTGttcaaggagatggaggagcaCAGCGAGGATCTGGCTATCATTCTTTGTACGGAGAACGGAAAGCCTTTGGCCGAGAGTCGAGTAGAGATTTCTTATGgagcttccttcttgacttGGAATGCCGCTGAAGCACTGAGGTATGTCATAAATTAAGGTCTGTACAGTGATTGCACTAACAGGATTATAGAACCTACGGCCAGACCATCCCCAGTCCTTTCCCTGGGACACGCAACACTGTTATCAAGCAACCGATCGGCGTCTGTGGCTTGATCACCCCCTGGTGAGTGACCGATGTGACCGATCATTTCTACCTCAAAATCCACATACTCATTGCTTCATGGTACAGGAATTTCCCCAATGCCATGATCACCCGTAAAATGGCTCCTGCTCTCGCTGCAGGCTGTACCGTCGTCATCAAAGCTCCCGCCGAGACTCCCTTATCCGCTCTCGCCATGTGTGTCCTTTGCGAGCGTGTTGGTATCCCCCCTGGTGTCGTTAACGTTGTGACCATGGACAAAGGGCAGAGAGAAATGGCTGCGGGTCTTGAGCTCTGTGAGAAGTGAGTGATAAATCTTGGCCTCAGATGGCCCGATGCACTGTAGCTGATTGTGATGCAGCGTCAAGGTCTCCAAAATTTCATTTACCGGATCAACTCCTGTTGGTCGACTCCTCATGAAGCAAAGTAGCGGAACGCTCAAGAAGCTGTCGTTTGAATTGGGGGGAAACGCAGCGTGAGCACCCTCACAGGAATGACTCGGACCGCTTCTAATAAACATCAGGTTCATCATATTTGACGATGCCGATCTCGACTTGGCAGTCAATGGCGTCATTTTATCCAAGTTCCGTGCCGCTGGGCAGACATGTATCTGCGCTGTGAGTGACTACCATTGAATCCAGCGTACTATGCTTACACTCTCTTTAGAACCGTATATTTGTCCATTCCAAGATTTACGATGACTTTGCCAGACGATTGGTCGAGCGAGTCAAAGCGTTCAAAGTCGGCAACGGTATCGAGGAAGGTGTTACTATTGGTCCCCTTGTCTCACAACGAGGTGTGGAAAAAGTCGAGCGACATGTGCAAGACGCAGTCGGTCTTGGAGCAAAGGTTCTTGTTGGAGGCAAGCGAATCGATAAGGGCGAAGGGTCATGCTTCTACGAACCCACAGTCCTCGTTGATGTACCTCGACAATGTGCCGTCTCAAACGAAGAAACTTTCGGCCCCCTTGCACCTCTATTCAAgtttgacgatgaggacgatgTTGTCGAGAGAGCCAACAGCAGTGAGGTCGGCCTTGCCGCGTACTTCTTCACCAAGGACCTTGCTAGGACACACCGAGTTGCAGAGAAGTTGGAGGTCGGGATGGTTGCTGTCAACACTGGTGCTATCGCGCAATCATGTGTACCCTTCGGTGGCGTGAAGCAAAGTGGGTTTGGAAGGGAAGGCGGCCCTTCTGGCATTGACGAGTTcatggtggagaaggtgagtttCCTGTACCTTCCCCACTTGATGGTACCGTAATTAACACCGTTTATTAGCTCATCACCATCGGAGGTCTGTAGTTTTGGGTTCTTATTATATATGCATTATGCCAAAGTATTCTGGGCTTACCACATGACATTGCACTTGAGTTTCTACCAAATGAGTGCTGTTTTGGTAAGCGTACTGATGGACATGGTTGCAAGCAGTTTGGTGATGAACAACAAAGGAGGGAATCCTGGGTATTATGACTCtgggttttttttttcctttcttaTTTTCCCTTTCGAGGCTGGtcggggaagaaggaccCCAAGTGCGAGCGGAGGTGGCTCACGAAGACGGCGCTTCTTCGCGACGGCACCAGGCTCTACACAAGCCCCCTCCTcgcttccctcctccttttgtAAGATTACATAATGTCACCCCCTCGGCTATCTGTTTGTGGCTTCCCGGTGCCGATGATTCCTTTGTACAGTACATCCGCCTGTATCGAACGAAAGTTCAGCTGTATCTTTGATTTTTTATTTCCAAAGCGATTGTACTATCTTAGAAATAGAAAGTCTGGATGACCTCTTCAAAGCCTCTGCATCAGCTGCCATTTGCAGCCAGAACCCTACAGTCTTCTGTACCCCAGCTTCCCCTCTCCTCGCAGCCATCCGCCCAACGCCGCTCCACAATCTTCAAAAGTTCTACTCCCGGAATATGGGCTCGAGTAAATCCCATGTGGGCTCCGTGGCCTATTCGAGTCAGTAAagaggaagctgaagatTTGGGTATTAACGTAGAGAAAGGCGAGAAAATTGATGCGGAGGATATTATGAAAAGCTGGGAGCCCTGTGAGGTGCTCGAACAGGGTGCAGAGAATGGACTGGACGTGAAGAGTTcgaagagaagggtgaaGCTTGACCCGGTCATATTGGGTATTTCGCCTTCAGCTCTAAAGGATTCTTTGCCGCACCTTGATGTTGGTGACCTTCTGGAAATTTGCAAGACTGGTGAACAACCTACCAGTGGCGATCCGGCGAGGGAAATCTTCATTGACGTCCTATCTGGACGCAAAATTCTTGCGTCGGATTCTTACGGCCCATGGGCGACCAGATACTCGGGGCATCaatttggaggatgggcTGGTCAACTAGGAGATGGTAGAGCCGTTTCGGTTCTGGAAACTGAGAGCGAACAAGGTGGTCGGCAGGAGATCCAGCTCAAAGGCGCTGGACGTACACCCTTCTCAAGAGCTGATGATGGCTTGGCTCATTTACGAAGCGGCGTTAGAGAGTTCCTCGGCTGTGAAGGTATGTGTTTTTTTCCAACTATCGTATATTGTTGTGCTTAAGCGTGACGGCTAGCTGTTGCTGCGCTCGGTATTCCTACAACGCGGGCTCTCACCCTTCTCACCATTCCCCTCCCGTACCTCCCAGTTTTCCGAGAAGGAACTAttcacccttcctctcttttgACCCGTGTTGCACCTTCTTTCATTCGAGTAGGTCATTTCGAGGCGCTCAATCCACCATCTTCGGCAGCGGGTGGGAAGCAGTTCTTCGTAGGAGGTGGCGGTTGGGTAGATGACCAAACggatgaagagggcgaAGACGAAGGGAATGGGAATTTTGAAGGTCTGAGGGACCTAGGAgagtggatgaaggagattaTGGAGGTCAAAGAAGGGTGGAAATCATGGGTCGACGAGGTGATCAAGAAAAATGCGGAGATGGTCGCCAAATGGCAGGTATATGGCTATATGAATGGGGTGATCAACACCGATAACGTGACCCTCATGGGTATCACGATTGATTATGGCCCTTATGCTTTCATGGATGTATTTGACCAGAAACACATCTCAAGTGAGTTTTCGAGAAAAGCAGCATTTTTATCTATTCGCTAATAACGCTTTGCAGATCAATCAGACCCTACCGGGATGTATGCCTATCGTAATCAAGTATCTCGCGTCCAATTCGCACTGTCCAAATTCATCGACTCTGTATCCCCTTTACTCGGCTACGAATCAATCCACGGCGACATCCCTAAAGGATGGAGTGAGGGCAAGACTAAAGAAGACATCAAAGAATGGAgtgaaaaaggcaaagaggTCATGAAGGGCTGGGAAAAGAGCTTTGAAGAGTATGAGGAAGAATCTGAGATGAATGGATGGTATCAGGCAAGTCCGCCAGCACTGGACGCAGATCGAGGTGACAAAACTGACTAAGGAGTAGAGATTCGGTCTCAAGACGAAACAGCAGTTCGATCAGCGTGATATCAAATACGACTTTCTAAACTATTTGCAACTTCACAATCTTGATTTCCACACGGCTTTCAGAGGCCTCTGCGAATTTTCACCTACCAAAGCAAGTCAAGAAAGCGGAGATAAGTATATTAAGGAATTTGTTCCACACTGGGTGAAGTCAGCAGTTGACGAGTCTGCTTCCGACGATTCCCTTAAATTGGTAGAAGGAGACTTTGTCCAATGGTTTGGGATGTACGCCAAGAGAGCGAACCTCGAGGACGAAAAATTTGCCTGGGGTACTACCGATGACTGGGAACCCGCGCGCGCTGCGAATATGCGAAAGAAGAATCCTACATTCGTGCTTCGTCAATGGATCCTAGAGGAATTGCTTGGtaagatggaagaagctctTACGGATCCATACAAGGCTGCACAGAGTAAGGATGATGTGGACAAACAGAAGGTAGAGGAAGGGGTTAGAACTGCCAGAAGAGAGTTATGGAAGATTCTTGAGGTGAGCACACAATGTGCCAAGAGCCACTTCTGTTGAGCTGACTTAAAATACAGATGGCCACCAAACCATTTGAGAACTGGGGGCAAGGTGAGGGGTCTCGAGAGGAGCTTGAAGCGCAGAGACGTTTATGCGGAGTTGGGGCAAAAGAGATGTTTGGTTACCAATGTGGTTGTTCTAGTTAGTTTGATCATTTGTACAAGCAGGCCCGTCCAGAAACATGTAGCGATAGTCGATCAAACTGCATATTTACCACTTCAACAAGGCCCAGAGTTTGTTACAGAACGCGTCGCTTGACAGGAGACCTCGATCTCTCGCGGCTGTTGCCACCATTAGCACAACCCGTCTTCAATCAGATGCAGCACTTACTCgtagctcttcttcctatCTCTGTCTCCTCCATACCTGCTGTCCCTCTCCCTGTCTCGGTCCCTATACCTGTCCCTATCCCTATCGTCATACCTATTTCTGTCATGTCTATCATCCCTATCTCTCTCTCGTTCCCTAtacctctccctctccttatccctttcttccatcgccctctcttccttcagaTCCTCCACCAGCTCGC
This Cryptococcus neoformans var. neoformans JEC21 chromosome 9 sequence DNA region includes the following protein-coding sequences:
- a CDS encoding ornithine-oxo-acid aminotransferase, putative, yielding MPSFEPAVSSHIAPLPSASKPLPLTTSTEGLQALADKHITKGLGRLRDHVFKEGKGLRVLTTENQKLLDFTSGIGVTSLGHAHPDVTAAIISQAQSIIHVQCAIGLSEPYVQLVESLLTMMPDPSLDSFFFWNSGSEAIEAAIKVSRTKTKRNNIVVMQGGYHGRTSGAAALTRSKTSFFRGTGPLMPCVYTTPFPYWHAMGLPKDTPEEVLIEQAILGIENLLQQQTAPEDTAAIFLEPVIGEGGYIPAPTAYVKHLRKLCDKYGIMLVIDEIQTGFGRTGKTFAIEHTGVTPDIMVYAKGFANGMPISGIVTRKEIMDVMAPGSLGGTYSGNVVACAAALATTRYMRTHDILGNVQARSEQLFKGLREIQEDEANGGWMIEEVRGKGLMIAIEFKDPNSKLTSSHNRGDISLPGNLNKLVQDACYDRGLLVLTTSIYPVLRLIPALVLSEEEVDEALKIIKESVKEVASVIEGN
- a CDS encoding haloacid dehalogenase, putative gives rise to the protein MPSVVFDVVGTCFSYDNGAEALQARLGPKLAKYGIPSKLLFYSWVCSTERDYSYLSQIKQYKAFFAILSNTLTRVLFQAGVPVEALDDFFTADDVDYIMNEYKKLKARPGLAEMMQTLRDGGFEVWCCSDANVDRVKGYFDNAGVEMPLDHILSADMVKAGKPEAAVYKFAREKAGSDQPGEVSVFAASHAWDCAAAKAAGFLTAYTTTYEYDECEVIFGKSDLVAPDLVSLGKGIVEKWGKK
- a CDS encoding tartrate dehydrogenase, putative, whose protein sequence is MPSNSRQHNIAVIPGDGIGIEVTASTLKVLRAVQKKVGGFELSFDELDYGSARYKAQGSYTPAGWLDHLRKSDAIFFGAVGDPDVPDHISLWELILPMRQTFQQYVNIRPSSILPGIPSRIVGTKPGDLDWIIVRENTEGEYAGQGGRTHVGTEWEVATELAVFTRKGVERVMRFAFETAQSRPKKFLTVVSKSNAQRYGLLLWDEVAEIVSKDFPDVKWDKMLVDAMTVRMVAKPTSLDTIVTTNLHGDILSDLAAGLSGSIGIAHSASLDPTRTSPSLFEPVHGAAFDIMGKDLANPIAAIMSAAEMLRWLGENEAADLVEKACKQSIADGQTTGDLGGKLKTSQVTEAVCKILETL
- a CDS encoding succinate-semialdehyde dehydrogenase (NAD(P)+), putative, coding for MPSLTQTKDLASLLSDASHFKQKGYINGEWVSASDGATFPLYNPATGAKLADMPHMPRSQVAEAINAAKAAFPAWAALTAYQRQNYLLKLFKEMEEHSEDLAIILCTENGKPLAESRVEISYGASFLTWNAAEALRTYGQTIPSPFPGTRNTVIKQPIGVCGLITPWNFPNAMITRKMAPALAAGCTVVIKAPAETPLSALAMCVLCERVGIPPGVVNVVTMDKGQREMAAGLELCENVKVSKISFTGSTPVGRLLMKQSSGTLKKLSFELGGNAAFIIFDDADLDLAVNGVILSKFRAAGQTCICANRIFVHSKIYDDFARRLVERVKAFKVGNGIEEGVTIGPLVSQRGVEKVERHVQDAVGLGAKVLVGGKRIDKGEGSCFYEPTVLVDVPRQCAVSNEETFGPLAPLFKFDDEDDVVERANSSEVGLAAYFFTKDLARTHRVAEKLEVGMVAVNTGAIAQSCVPFGGVKQSGFGREGGPSGIDEFMVEKLITIGGL